One genomic segment of Misgurnus anguillicaudatus chromosome 25, ASM2758022v2, whole genome shotgun sequence includes these proteins:
- the LOC129425857 gene encoding verrucotoxin subunit beta-like, which yields MDPVGLNVIETAALGRPFQLGMLYDCRKDAFIPGHRLLTKERMDQNICVHSQTNIVFTVTASDSLTEKSKVLNIDGGVKLSVLGGLIDVSGAARYLKDIKKSFSQQRLTLFYHSTSQFKELTINHLTSGDLLHYDDDVATHVVTAVLYGADACFVFDREVSADEDKKKVDGEVKVALKHLKGISAGAKLDLNDEHKPALQKFSCTFYGDFQLPSNPTTFEEAVKIFEDLPNLLGENKELVVPLRVWLYPLDKLYSKAVKFQHDISINLITDLESVIESLSTTEMKCSDLLTDSAALTFLEFRNKINDMKQNCYKYKLNLMKDLGSLLPKLRGQFLEDRALIDLLREHEESPFNRNALEQWLKEKEEESDVIKILLTQLNDSGATVEVNLKKIMMDLEVKNLVSYTFTSLGLSDDLLSKQKANLRVYSHQESPLVHLLW from the exons ATGGATCCAGTGGGATTGAATGTGATTGAAACAGCAGCTCTTGGGAGACCCTTCCAGCTGGGTATGCTGTATGACTGCAGAAAAGATGCATTTATACCAG GACACAGACTTCTCACTAAAGAGCGGATGGATCAGAATATCTGTGTTCATTCTCAGACTAACATAGTTTTTACAGTCACAGCTTCAGATTCACTTACAGAAAAATCTAAAGTATTGAATATTGATGGTGGTGTGAAACTGAGTGTTTTAGGAGGACTCATTGATGTAAGTGGAGCTGCCAGATATCTCAAAGACATCAAGAAGTCCTTCAGTCAACAGAGATTGACATTGTTTTATCACTCAACCAGTCAATTTAAAGAGCTGACTATAAATCACTTGACTTCTGGAGATTTACTTCATTATGATGATGATGTAGCCACACATGTAGTGACAGCAGTGCTGTATGGAGCAGATGCCTGCTTTGTGTTTGACAGAGAAGTTTCAGCAGATGAAGATAAAAAAAAAGTAGATGGAGAAGTCAAAGTCGCCTTAAAACATCTAAAAGGTATTTCAGCAGGTGCAAAGCTCGATCTGAATGACGAACACAAGCCTGCGCTCCAAAAATTCAGCTGCACATTTTATGGTGACTTTCAGCTGCCATCTAATCCGACTACATTTGAAGAAGCTGTGAAGATTTTTGAGGATCTTCCCAATCTACTGGGAGAAAACAAAGAACTTGTTGTTCCTTTAAGAGTCTGGCTTTATCCTCTGGACAAACTTTATTCAAAAGCAGTAAAGTTTCAACATGACATCAGCATCAATCTAATCACAGATCTTGAATCAGTCATTGAGAGTTTAAGTACAACTGAGATGAAATGCAGTGATCTTCTGACAGATTCAGCTGCTTTGACTTTTCTTGAGTTTCGTAACAAAATCAATGACATGAAGCAAAACTGTTACAAGTACAAACTGAATCTCATGAAGGACCTCGGCTCTCTGTTACCAAAACTTCGTGGTCAATTTCTAGAAGATCGAGCACTGATTGATCTTCTACGTGAACATGAGGAATCTCCATTCAACAGAAATGCTCTTGAACAATGGctgaaagagaaagaagaagAATCTGATGTCATTAAAATCCTCCTAACACAACTGAATGACTCTGGAGCAACAGTAGAGGTCAACCTAAAGAAAATTATGATGGATCTGGAAGTAAAAAATTTAGTCAGCTACACTTTTACATCATTGGGTTTGTCAGATGATCTTCTTTCTAAACAAAAAGCCAACCTAAGGGTGTATTCACACCAGGAAAGTCCGCTAGTTCACTTgctttg GTAA